The following are from one region of the Aquipuribacter nitratireducens genome:
- a CDS encoding type II toxin-antitoxin system prevent-host-death family antitoxin — protein MTEVGVHEAKTRLSELLREVEAGGHVVVTRGGRAVARLVPVRAPEPESDRFGLLAAEFDDPGDWNDDDPELADLFGIPRS, from the coding sequence GTGACCGAGGTGGGAGTGCACGAGGCGAAGACACGGTTGTCGGAGCTCCTCCGTGAGGTCGAGGCCGGCGGTCACGTGGTCGTCACGCGCGGCGGCCGGGCAGTGGCACGGCTCGTGCCGGTGCGGGCACCCGAGCCCGAGAGCGACCGGTTCGGACTGCTGGCCGCCGAGTTCGACGACCCCGGCGACTGGAACGACGACGACCCGGAGCTGGCCGATCTCTTCGGGATCCCACGGTCGTGA
- a CDS encoding ATP-binding protein, producing MPYLRRTVDDELDDLLPGLAAIALDGAKGAGKTETAERRAASQFRLDSLARRRILEADPAAVLRAEPPVLIDEWQLVPEVWDVVRRQVDRDPTPGQFLLTGSASPRPGATAHSGAGRIVRLRIRPMTLTERLVETPSVSLRRLLAGGQPALEGETGVALPTYVDEILRSGFPGIRDLPPRARRAQLDGYVRGVVDRDVPENGLLVRKPDVLLGWLRAYAAATSTTSSYNRILDAATPGESDKPAKTTGMSYRDALTTLWLLDPVPGWSPTRSPPARLQQAPKHHLADPALAARLLGATTDTLLAGEGDVLSPRDGTLLGHLFESLATLCVRVAAQAAEATVGHLRTRDGDHEVDLVVVRDDGKVVACEVKLAAALSDRDVRHLTWLRNRLGEDLLDAVVLTTGPAAYRRADGIGVVPLALVGP from the coding sequence GTGCCCTACCTCCGCAGGACCGTCGACGACGAGCTCGACGACCTGCTCCCGGGGCTGGCGGCCATCGCCTTGGACGGCGCGAAGGGCGCGGGGAAGACGGAGACCGCAGAGCGGCGCGCCGCATCACAGTTCCGGCTCGACTCGCTCGCACGCCGGCGGATCCTCGAGGCCGACCCAGCCGCCGTCCTCCGTGCGGAACCGCCCGTCCTCATCGACGAGTGGCAGCTCGTCCCGGAGGTCTGGGACGTCGTGCGCCGCCAGGTGGACCGGGACCCCACCCCCGGTCAGTTCCTTCTCACGGGCAGCGCTAGCCCACGGCCGGGCGCGACCGCGCACTCCGGTGCCGGTCGGATCGTGCGGCTCCGCATCCGGCCGATGACGCTGACCGAGCGACTGGTGGAGACGCCGTCGGTCAGCCTCCGCAGGCTCCTCGCCGGCGGTCAGCCGGCCCTCGAGGGCGAGACCGGGGTCGCGCTGCCGACGTACGTCGACGAGATCCTCCGTTCCGGCTTCCCGGGCATCCGCGACCTGCCGCCGCGAGCGCGGCGGGCGCAGCTCGACGGCTACGTGCGGGGCGTCGTCGACCGGGACGTGCCCGAGAACGGTCTCCTCGTCCGCAAGCCGGACGTCCTGCTCGGCTGGCTGCGGGCCTACGCCGCCGCCACCTCGACGACGAGCAGCTACAACCGGATCCTCGACGCCGCCACGCCCGGCGAGAGCGACAAACCCGCCAAGACGACCGGCATGTCGTATCGCGACGCCCTCACCACCCTGTGGCTGCTCGACCCGGTCCCCGGGTGGTCCCCGACCCGCAGTCCGCCGGCGCGGCTGCAGCAGGCACCCAAGCACCACCTCGCCGACCCGGCGCTGGCGGCACGGCTGCTCGGCGCCACCACGGACACGCTCCTCGCCGGGGAGGGTGACGTGCTGAGCCCACGCGACGGCACGCTGCTCGGCCACCTCTTCGAGTCGCTCGCGACCCTGTGCGTGCGGGTGGCGGCGCAGGCTGCGGAGGCGACGGTCGGGCACCTGCGGACCCGCGACGGCGACCACGAGGTCGACCTCGTGGTGGTCCGTGACGACGGCAAGGTCGTCGCGTGCGAGGTGAAGCTCGCCGCCGCGTTGAGCGACCGTGACGTGCGGCACCTGACCTGGCTCCGGAACCGGCTCGGCGAGGACCTCCTCGACGCGGTCGTCCTCACGACCGGACCGGCCGCCTACCGGCGCGCGGACGGCATCGGGGTCGTTCCGCTCGCTCTCGTGGGCCCGTAG
- a CDS encoding fibronectin type III domain-containing protein: MAAVPRRPLLRGTRARRAVGALLVALLVGVTLTASTPATDAVAATGHRAVHVAGGGVGDDGPGTDALTRPGSSTVVRLPRGEIGWYDFASHQIRVRTPDGTVSDVFGNGRRGDSDLLSGFAGVHARDAALPSPAAMWATPDGALWLDVTSRMVRIDPVTHLMSVHYVPQVNGGTQPLLVRRDGSLVVHLNDASAPRVALLEPGWTPTSPFTTLVARQGGHFAEAPDGTLYEAYGAGVYRHRPGSSPVLVAGTTGAWPAGEDRPDGPALGASMQPLGIDVDATGRIALLDLSPRDVLRVRVVSGPAGGATLRTVSPTWRGGDRTGCSNRPRPLWESGRVLVACQWSIRAFRPDGSDAGSPGAVVVGRGEDATTQQGSPTGTEAHRAYLPGSAHDLQLAMYGEVGIVSTVDARIVHRDNITSTRRVVVTATAADAAGGLGWPSTVWWRASFAVPGDVVGLVCRDHETCVVRRRDSTGTWSTVPWPDAATRPAARVWEYDRATKRVYFTIGDGPLEVLDLATSTFSTVAGLSSVPERVAPLRDGRLLLAVPGATTATLFDPTSGQESPTQLPVGLDWAPQQLLTHPADWVWVSTGDTLRLYTLQGQFSEIDPAVGRAARRVEGTVDPFPGAIYADPSGEVLSLSNLLHDVTVHRYTLRAERPAAPPAVRVVPGDGRVTVSWNAPDARGSEISGYVVRDRDGRRTTEVPATQRSIVLQAPNDVAAHYTVTALSDRGRGDPSLRSAWAVPRDTVPPGPVTFGTTGYAVGSVTLRWTLPADPDLAGVIVTRRTGLSRPGCTEAPGTTVVYRGTGTSTRQRVKPGASYSFTVCTRDRLGNTSSGQLVQFRGTRSSVSTSVDGAAVTAITYGTSQTVVHTARLQLGDGSPVNGVAVSLQSRAKGSSGTWSTVATATTVSGQARLVHRPSAGTEYRVLFPGGAGRHGSVSAARVLDVRAAVTATASATSAPRGSTVTIGGRVAPDHAGRTVRLQTRTSSGWSTVAEQKLSSASAYRFTVSRSRSSSATTLTYRVVAVPKPGYVTGTSASRTVRWT; this comes from the coding sequence ATGGCAGCGGTTCCGCGTCGTCCTCTGCTGCGCGGAACGCGGGCCCGCCGCGCGGTCGGAGCGCTGCTCGTCGCGCTCCTCGTCGGCGTCACCCTGACGGCGTCCACGCCGGCGACCGACGCCGTCGCGGCGACCGGGCACCGAGCGGTGCACGTCGCCGGCGGCGGTGTGGGGGACGACGGACCCGGTACGGACGCCCTCACCCGCCCCGGCTCGAGCACGGTCGTGCGCCTGCCCCGCGGCGAGATCGGGTGGTACGACTTCGCCTCGCACCAGATCCGCGTCCGCACCCCCGACGGCACGGTCTCCGACGTCTTCGGCAACGGCCGGCGCGGCGACAGCGACCTGCTGAGTGGTTTCGCAGGCGTGCACGCCCGGGACGCGGCGCTCCCCTCCCCCGCCGCCATGTGGGCGACTCCCGACGGGGCCCTCTGGCTCGATGTCACCAGCCGGATGGTGAGGATCGACCCGGTCACCCACCTGATGTCCGTCCACTACGTACCACAGGTGAACGGCGGCACCCAGCCGCTGCTCGTCCGGCGCGACGGTTCGCTCGTCGTCCACCTCAACGACGCGAGCGCTCCCCGCGTCGCGCTCCTGGAGCCGGGGTGGACGCCGACAAGCCCGTTCACCACTCTCGTCGCACGGCAGGGCGGCCACTTCGCGGAGGCGCCCGACGGCACGCTCTACGAGGCGTACGGCGCCGGCGTCTACCGGCACCGTCCCGGCAGCAGCCCGGTCCTCGTGGCCGGCACAACCGGCGCCTGGCCGGCGGGCGAGGACCGCCCGGACGGCCCGGCGCTCGGCGCCTCCATGCAGCCGCTCGGCATCGACGTCGACGCCACCGGCCGGATCGCGCTGCTCGACCTCAGCCCCCGGGACGTGCTGCGCGTGCGCGTGGTCTCCGGACCGGCAGGCGGCGCGACGCTCCGGACGGTCTCGCCGACCTGGCGGGGCGGTGACCGGACCGGCTGCTCGAACCGGCCCCGGCCGCTCTGGGAGAGCGGTCGGGTGCTCGTGGCGTGCCAGTGGTCAATCCGTGCCTTCCGTCCCGACGGGTCCGACGCCGGCAGTCCGGGCGCGGTCGTCGTCGGACGCGGGGAGGACGCCACGACGCAGCAGGGGTCCCCGACCGGCACGGAGGCGCACCGCGCCTACCTGCCGGGCAGCGCGCACGACCTCCAGCTCGCGATGTACGGCGAGGTGGGCATCGTCAGCACGGTCGACGCGCGCATCGTCCACCGCGACAACATCACCAGCACGCGACGCGTCGTCGTCACCGCGACCGCCGCGGATGCCGCCGGCGGCCTGGGGTGGCCGTCGACCGTCTGGTGGCGGGCGTCGTTCGCCGTGCCCGGCGACGTGGTCGGGCTCGTGTGTCGGGACCACGAGACGTGCGTCGTGCGCCGACGAGACTCCACCGGGACCTGGTCGACGGTGCCGTGGCCGGACGCCGCCACACGCCCGGCCGCGCGGGTCTGGGAGTACGACAGGGCGACGAAGCGCGTGTACTTCACCATCGGCGACGGGCCCCTCGAGGTGCTCGACCTCGCGACGTCGACGTTCTCGACCGTCGCGGGCCTGTCGAGCGTGCCGGAGCGCGTCGCGCCGCTGCGCGACGGCCGTCTGCTCCTCGCGGTGCCCGGGGCTACCACCGCGACGCTGTTCGACCCGACGAGCGGGCAGGAGTCCCCGACACAGCTGCCCGTGGGGCTCGACTGGGCACCGCAGCAGCTCCTCACCCACCCGGCCGACTGGGTGTGGGTGAGCACCGGCGACACGCTGCGGCTGTACACCCTCCAGGGACAGTTCTCCGAGATCGACCCCGCGGTGGGCCGGGCCGCGCGGCGCGTCGAGGGGACGGTCGACCCCTTCCCGGGCGCGATCTACGCCGACCCGAGCGGTGAGGTCCTATCGCTTAGCAACCTGCTGCACGACGTCACCGTCCACCGGTACACGCTCCGGGCCGAACGGCCGGCCGCCCCGCCCGCCGTGCGCGTCGTGCCGGGTGACGGGCGTGTGACGGTCTCGTGGAATGCACCCGACGCGCGCGGCTCCGAGATCAGCGGCTACGTCGTCCGCGACCGGGACGGGCGCCGCACGACCGAGGTGCCGGCCACCCAGCGCAGCATCGTGCTGCAGGCTCCGAACGACGTGGCGGCCCACTACACCGTTACCGCGCTCAGCGACCGCGGACGTGGCGACCCCTCGCTGCGCAGTGCCTGGGCGGTGCCCCGGGACACCGTCCCACCCGGCCCCGTCACCTTCGGCACCACCGGCTACGCCGTGGGCTCCGTGACGTTGCGCTGGACGCTGCCCGCCGACCCGGATCTCGCGGGAGTCATCGTGACCCGGCGGACGGGCCTGTCGAGACCGGGCTGCACGGAGGCGCCCGGCACGACTGTCGTGTACCGCGGCACCGGCACCTCGACGAGGCAGCGGGTGAAGCCGGGAGCGTCGTACTCGTTCACGGTGTGCACGCGCGACCGCCTCGGCAACACCAGCTCCGGACAGCTGGTCCAGTTCCGCGGCACGCGCAGTAGCGTGTCCACGAGCGTGGACGGCGCAGCGGTCACGGCCATCACGTACGGGACCTCGCAGACCGTCGTCCACACCGCGCGCCTGCAGCTGGGCGACGGCAGCCCCGTCAACGGCGTCGCGGTGTCCCTCCAGTCGCGGGCCAAGGGCTCCTCGGGAACGTGGTCGACGGTGGCCACCGCCACGACGGTGAGCGGGCAGGCGCGCCTCGTCCACCGACCCTCAGCCGGCACGGAATACCGGGTCCTGTTCCCGGGCGGCGCGGGTCGGCACGGCTCCGTGTCCGCGGCGCGCGTGCTCGACGTGCGGGCAGCCGTGACCGCGACGGCGAGCGCGACGTCGGCGCCGCGCGGCAGCACCGTCACGATCGGCGGCAGGGTGGCGCCCGACCACGCCGGGCGCACCGTGCGCCTGCAGACGAGGACGAGCAGCGGGTGGTCGACGGTGGCGGAGCAGAAGCTGTCGAGCGCGAGCGCGTACCGGTTCACGGTGAGCCGCTCGCGGTCGTCGTCCGCGACGACGCTGACGTACCGGGTGGTGGCTGTCCCGAAGCCGGGGTACGTGACCGGCACGAGCGCCTCGCGGACGGTGCGCTGGACCTGA
- a CDS encoding plasmid pRiA4b ORF-3 family protein, which yields MRYRVRAELAEVTQPVWRGLELPSDLALDEVHHVLQGAFGWHGYHLHRFAIGEPFDETAEVYLCPFLVDEGEAVGIDARDVRLDELLGERGESCHYAYDYGDGWEVELRLEQVLDGPADGTRRVRCLDGAGAPPPEDCGGPPGFDDIVVEREYDGRPFDPDEFDADDTTRAIDASLRLSSGTRRAVRLERYQWLLDRVGDTGLPLTAAGYLKPVDVRAAFDAWGLETEWIGAGNREDLTWPVAEVREGAMALGLLRRYKGRLLCSRLGKQARADRAVLEAQVARLVE from the coding sequence GTGCGTTACCGGGTCCGCGCGGAGCTCGCCGAGGTGACGCAGCCGGTGTGGCGTGGGCTCGAGCTGCCGTCGGACCTCGCGCTCGACGAGGTCCACCACGTCCTCCAGGGCGCATTCGGCTGGCACGGCTACCACCTGCACCGCTTCGCGATCGGCGAGCCGTTCGACGAGACCGCCGAGGTGTACCTCTGCCCGTTCTTGGTCGACGAGGGCGAGGCGGTCGGCATCGACGCCCGCGACGTGCGGCTCGACGAGCTGCTCGGCGAGCGGGGCGAGTCCTGCCACTACGCCTACGACTACGGCGACGGCTGGGAGGTCGAGCTCCGCCTCGAGCAGGTGCTCGACGGCCCGGCGGACGGCACGCGACGGGTGCGGTGCCTCGACGGTGCGGGTGCACCTCCGCCGGAGGACTGCGGCGGACCCCCGGGGTTCGACGACATCGTGGTGGAGCGCGAGTACGACGGCCGACCGTTCGACCCCGATGAGTTCGACGCCGACGACACGACCCGCGCCATCGACGCCTCCCTGCGGCTGTCGTCGGGCACCCGACGCGCGGTGCGCCTCGAGCGCTACCAGTGGCTGCTCGACCGGGTGGGGGACACGGGGCTGCCGCTGACCGCGGCCGGGTACCTCAAGCCCGTCGACGTCCGCGCCGCCTTCGACGCGTGGGGCCTGGAGACGGAGTGGATCGGCGCCGGCAACCGGGAGGACCTCACGTGGCCCGTGGCGGAGGTGCGGGAGGGCGCGATGGCGCTCGGTCTGCTGCGCCGGTACAAGGGCCGGCTGCTGTGCTCGCGGCTCGGGAAGCAGGCGCGAGCCGACCGGGCGGTCCTCGAGGCGCAGGTGGCGCGACTCGTCGAGTAG
- a CDS encoding type II toxin-antitoxin system PemK/MazF family toxin — MTASAAASPAFLDEVDPTVLAVAAGLVVVLLWAVTRRQSRRPTRRPTRRRGRRTRQPAVGDIWWADVPFEDGTGSKDRPCLVVETHGLRTVVLSITSTDKSGRRGWVEVPRHGWAGTGGISWLRTDRRIVLDPHRLRRYAGPCPTSVRKTIGL, encoded by the coding sequence GTGACCGCGTCAGCCGCCGCGTCCCCGGCGTTCCTCGACGAGGTCGACCCGACGGTGCTGGCCGTCGCGGCCGGTCTCGTCGTCGTGCTGCTGTGGGCGGTCACGAGGCGACAGTCCCGGCGCCCCACCCGGCGGCCCACCCGGCGTCGGGGCCGACGCACGCGCCAGCCCGCCGTCGGTGACATCTGGTGGGCGGACGTGCCGTTCGAGGACGGCACCGGCAGCAAGGACCGGCCGTGCCTCGTCGTCGAGACCCACGGCCTGCGGACCGTGGTCCTCTCCATCACGAGCACCGACAAGTCCGGCCGCCGCGGGTGGGTGGAGGTCCCCCGCCACGGCTGGGCGGGAACCGGCGGCATCAGCTGGCTCCGGACCGACCGCCGCATCGTCCTCGACCCGCACCGGCTGCGGCGCTACGCCGGTCCGTGTCCCACGTCCGTCCGCAAGACGATCGGCCTGTAG
- a CDS encoding UvrD-helicase domain-containing protein: MTGTTDDVLATAGGSLRADAAACRELAEECAREREALLDRATRLEAASRAEVSVAATLLSLEVYGWRVLADRQWPRSAGNVDLLLVGPGGVVVVDVKRWAEPRIAGDRLFRGDEDETDTLTARSASAVPLVVDALSDLGYAPTAVATAAVLSGHRLPATDVAGVVVVGEAEVAPWLLRRGRRLARRDVDRVVRLLDASFPPHTTSGRRASRTVVSPPKPRTRPAPETADLFDAAEIAAADRAAATAAPIEQWMTWLHPDQAPLVTRTFNGPARLAGPAGTGKTVVALHRAALAARRPGARVLLTSFVRTLPVVLATLVHRLGDGTGGTVEAQSVHGWARGLLRERGVRPRLDADRAEVAFGRAWTSVGRRSVLATVAVVPSYWREEIDHVIKGRGINRFEDYAALDRIGRRTPLRLEHREAVWDLYCSYQDALAATGRHDFADVLRLARDELRTEPLEQPYTAVVVDEVQDLTLVGVQLLHAAVGDRTDGLLLVGDSTQALYPGGFRLKDAGVDVVGRSVRLGRNYRNAAAILEHVSRLPAQAVDLDADVTETPNGEVPPVTTRLGGAVHAVEAASPAALDQALLSRLVDAIHAGARAGDCAVLVPGNRDAERWLRLVRAAGLHAVSLQEYDGRPVDAVKVGTVHRAKGLEFAHVAVLDTHPMPPRRSAESDDAYAERAEEWQRRLHVALTRARDTLWCGRVVGPASGRSATMPR; this comes from the coding sequence ATGACCGGCACGACCGACGACGTGCTCGCGACCGCGGGCGGTTCGCTGCGCGCGGACGCAGCGGCCTGCCGTGAGCTCGCCGAGGAGTGCGCCCGCGAGCGCGAGGCGCTGCTCGACCGGGCGACACGGCTCGAGGCCGCCAGCCGCGCCGAGGTGTCCGTCGCCGCGACTCTGTTGTCCCTCGAGGTGTACGGGTGGCGGGTGCTCGCGGACCGGCAGTGGCCACGTTCCGCTGGCAACGTCGACCTGCTCCTCGTCGGGCCGGGCGGCGTCGTGGTTGTCGACGTCAAGCGTTGGGCGGAACCCCGCATCGCCGGTGACCGCCTCTTCCGCGGCGACGAGGACGAGACCGACACCCTGACGGCGCGCAGCGCGAGCGCGGTCCCTCTCGTCGTCGATGCCCTGTCGGACCTCGGGTACGCGCCCACGGCCGTCGCCACTGCCGCCGTCCTGTCCGGTCACCGGCTCCCGGCCACCGACGTCGCCGGTGTCGTCGTCGTCGGCGAGGCCGAGGTGGCCCCGTGGTTGCTGCGGCGTGGTCGCCGGCTCGCCCGGCGCGACGTCGACCGGGTCGTCCGGCTGCTCGACGCGAGCTTCCCGCCGCACACCACGTCCGGCCGTCGCGCGTCCCGGACGGTCGTCAGCCCGCCGAAGCCCCGCACCCGCCCGGCGCCGGAGACCGCCGACCTCTTCGACGCCGCGGAGATCGCCGCCGCCGACCGGGCCGCGGCGACCGCCGCGCCGATCGAGCAGTGGATGACGTGGCTGCACCCCGACCAGGCGCCGCTCGTCACCCGCACGTTCAACGGACCGGCCCGCCTGGCCGGGCCTGCCGGCACGGGCAAGACGGTTGTCGCTCTCCACCGGGCCGCCCTCGCCGCGCGCCGACCCGGGGCGCGGGTGCTGCTCACCTCCTTCGTCCGCACCCTGCCCGTGGTCCTCGCGACGCTCGTCCACCGACTCGGCGACGGCACCGGCGGGACCGTCGAAGCGCAGAGCGTCCACGGCTGGGCCCGAGGGCTGCTTCGGGAGCGCGGGGTCCGGCCCAGGCTCGACGCCGACCGCGCCGAGGTCGCCTTCGGTCGGGCGTGGACCTCGGTCGGTCGCAGGAGCGTCCTCGCCACCGTCGCGGTCGTACCGAGCTACTGGCGCGAGGAGATCGACCACGTCATCAAGGGACGCGGCATCAACCGCTTCGAGGACTACGCCGCTCTCGACCGGATCGGGCGTCGCACGCCCCTGCGCCTGGAGCACCGCGAGGCCGTGTGGGACCTGTACTGCTCCTACCAGGACGCGCTCGCCGCAACGGGCCGTCACGACTTCGCCGACGTCCTTCGCCTAGCCCGGGACGAGCTCCGCACGGAACCGCTGGAGCAGCCGTACACGGCGGTCGTCGTCGACGAGGTCCAGGACCTCACGCTCGTCGGGGTCCAGCTGCTCCACGCCGCGGTCGGCGACCGCACCGACGGCCTCCTCCTCGTGGGTGACAGCACCCAGGCGCTGTACCCGGGCGGCTTCCGGCTGAAGGACGCCGGCGTCGACGTGGTCGGCCGCTCGGTCCGGCTCGGCCGCAACTACCGCAACGCGGCGGCGATCCTCGAGCACGTGAGCCGGTTGCCGGCACAGGCGGTCGACCTCGACGCGGACGTGACGGAGACGCCGAACGGCGAGGTGCCGCCGGTGACGACGCGCCTAGGCGGGGCGGTGCACGCCGTCGAGGCGGCCAGCCCCGCCGCGCTCGACCAGGCGCTCCTCTCACGTCTGGTCGATGCCATCCACGCGGGCGCCCGGGCCGGCGACTGCGCGGTCCTCGTGCCCGGCAACCGGGACGCCGAGCGGTGGCTGCGACTGGTCCGTGCGGCAGGGCTCCACGCCGTCTCCCTGCAGGAATACGACGGCCGGCCCGTCGACGCGGTCAAGGTCGGCACCGTGCACCGCGCCAAGGGCCTCGAGTTCGCCCACGTCGCCGTGCTCGACACCCACCCCATGCCACCGCGCCGGTCGGCGGAGAGCGACGACGCGTACGCGGAACGGGCAGAGGAGTGGCAGCGCCGCCTCCACGTGGCGCTGACCCGGGCCCGGGACACGCTGTGGTGCGGTCGTGTCGTCGGCCCGGCGTCCGGTCGGTCCGCCACGATGCCGCGGTGA
- a CDS encoding HNH endonuclease, whose translation MTTPDGIRDQALEWLRRVTFDGEVPVTREQLTNDFSVDGVRFPLVDTGRGIRKPAGWDAALSILTAVAKGGVRPYEDDIGSDGLHRYKLRRDSGGSSENRGLRRAMERRLPLMWFIGLQPGVFQAIAPIYLIAEEQEQEQFVLAPTDELLVTPGSVIEEATRRYLVTQTRRRLHQRVFAGRVMLAYDEHCAVCSLHHRRLLDAAHITPDTHEHGLPVVTNGLALCKIHHAAFDSNVLGVTPDYEVRISQRLLDEVDGPMLRHGLQEHHGKPLMHVPRVRSQRPDPDRLQARFEGFSAA comes from the coding sequence GTGACGACGCCCGACGGAATTCGCGATCAGGCGTTGGAGTGGCTCCGACGGGTGACGTTCGACGGCGAGGTCCCCGTCACGCGTGAGCAACTGACCAACGACTTCTCCGTCGACGGCGTGCGCTTTCCTCTCGTCGACACAGGCCGCGGCATCCGCAAGCCCGCTGGCTGGGACGCGGCACTGTCCATCCTCACCGCCGTCGCCAAGGGTGGCGTGCGCCCGTACGAGGACGACATCGGGTCGGATGGCCTGCACCGCTACAAGCTGCGCCGGGACTCCGGCGGGTCGAGTGAGAACCGCGGTCTGCGGCGCGCGATGGAGCGCCGTCTGCCGCTCATGTGGTTCATCGGTCTACAGCCGGGTGTCTTCCAGGCGATCGCCCCCATCTACCTCATCGCCGAGGAGCAGGAGCAGGAGCAGTTCGTCCTGGCGCCAACCGACGAGCTGCTCGTCACGCCTGGCTCCGTCATCGAAGAGGCCACGCGTCGCTACCTGGTGACCCAGACGCGCCGACGGCTGCACCAGCGCGTCTTCGCCGGTCGAGTGATGCTCGCCTACGACGAGCACTGCGCGGTGTGCTCGCTGCACCACCGACGCCTGCTCGACGCGGCGCACATCACCCCGGACACCCATGAGCACGGGCTCCCAGTGGTCACCAACGGCCTGGCGCTGTGCAAGATCCACCATGCCGCCTTCGACAGCAACGTCCTCGGCGTCACGCCGGACTACGAGGTGCGGATCTCGCAGCGTCTCCTCGACGAAGTCGACGGCCCCATGCTCCGGCACGGGTTGCAGGAGCACCACGGCAAGCCGCTCATGCACGTGCCCCGGGTGCGGTCGCAGCGGCCGGACCCGGATCGCCTCCAGGCGAGGTTCGAGGGCTTCTCGGCCGCGTGA
- a CDS encoding GmrSD restriction endonuclease domain-containing protein has translation MAKYRVTQSAVTQLLEDVKRDHIAIPELQRPFVWDSVKVRDLMDSLYKGYPVGYLITWQSVGAHLKGGRTAAHQQILIDGQQRITALRAAVAGLKVIDKRYRSARIRIAFNPVAEEFATLTPVIDKDSAWISDISELFNSSSTFRFISEYFEANPQIDRGSVEASLARLEAVKNAQIGIIALDDDLDVETVSEIFIRINSKGVPLSSADFAMSKIATYGDRGRNLRKLIDYFCHLAVAPHAYSDIAENDAEFVASGHLKSIAWLKDDSEDLYDPAYGDVIRVVGLVGFSRGKASSIVSELSGRDPETRRVDEARVPLAYDRLEAALGEVVRKYHFENFIMIIKSAGFISQDLIGSKNALNFAYALYLRLREDDSMTEGERKRIVRRWYVMSTLTARHSGSFESTWEQDIRRISSLGAAAYLKQIEESELTDGFWTVALPANLETTSTSSPYFQAFVAAQVAAGARGFLSKSITVAAMHEQSGDIHHIVPKDYLQKNGFPDRRDYNQVANLALTETSINISISNSPPAQYMARVRQQIEESRLVLGEIVDGGDLMANLRENAVPDDIEAVTAASYPGFLERRRRLMAAAIRRHFESL, from the coding sequence ATGGCGAAGTACCGCGTGACCCAGTCGGCCGTGACTCAGCTCCTCGAGGACGTGAAGCGGGATCACATCGCCATCCCGGAGCTCCAGCGGCCGTTCGTCTGGGACAGCGTCAAGGTCCGTGACCTCATGGACTCCCTCTACAAGGGCTATCCCGTGGGTTACCTCATCACGTGGCAGTCGGTGGGAGCACACCTGAAGGGCGGCCGAACGGCGGCGCACCAGCAGATCCTCATCGATGGCCAGCAGCGAATCACTGCCCTCAGAGCTGCGGTGGCCGGGCTGAAGGTGATCGACAAGCGGTACCGGTCCGCGCGCATCCGGATCGCCTTCAATCCCGTGGCCGAGGAGTTCGCGACGCTCACGCCTGTCATCGATAAGGACAGCGCCTGGATCAGTGATATCAGCGAGCTCTTCAACTCGTCGTCGACTTTCCGCTTCATCAGCGAGTACTTCGAGGCGAACCCTCAGATCGATCGGGGGAGTGTAGAAGCAAGCCTCGCACGCCTGGAGGCCGTCAAGAACGCCCAGATTGGGATCATCGCGCTCGACGACGACCTGGATGTCGAGACCGTGTCCGAAATCTTCATCCGGATCAACAGCAAGGGCGTACCCCTGTCGAGCGCGGACTTCGCTATGTCGAAGATCGCGACCTACGGAGACCGAGGCCGCAACCTCCGCAAGCTGATCGACTACTTCTGCCACCTGGCCGTGGCGCCGCACGCCTACTCCGACATCGCCGAGAACGACGCTGAGTTCGTGGCTAGCGGCCACCTCAAGTCGATCGCCTGGCTGAAGGATGACTCGGAGGACCTATACGACCCGGCTTACGGTGACGTGATCCGAGTGGTCGGACTGGTCGGCTTCAGCCGGGGCAAGGCGTCGTCGATCGTCAGTGAGCTCTCCGGCCGCGATCCCGAGACACGTCGGGTCGACGAGGCTCGCGTCCCACTCGCCTACGACCGCTTGGAGGCGGCTCTGGGGGAAGTGGTGCGGAAGTACCACTTTGAGAACTTCATCATGATCATCAAGTCCGCGGGGTTCATCTCACAAGACCTCATCGGCTCGAAGAACGCCCTGAACTTCGCCTACGCACTGTACCTGCGCCTGCGTGAGGACGACTCAATGACGGAGGGCGAACGTAAGCGGATCGTCCGGCGCTGGTACGTGATGTCGACGCTTACGGCGCGTCACTCCGGCAGCTTCGAGTCGACGTGGGAGCAGGACATCCGCCGCATCAGCTCGCTGGGTGCGGCCGCCTACTTGAAGCAGATCGAGGAGTCGGAGCTCACCGACGGGTTCTGGACCGTGGCCCTACCGGCGAATCTGGAGACCACGAGCACGAGCAGCCCCTACTTCCAGGCCTTCGTCGCCGCACAGGTGGCTGCTGGGGCTAGGGGCTTCCTCTCAAAGTCCATCACGGTTGCTGCCATGCACGAGCAGTCAGGCGACATCCACCACATCGTGCCGAAAGACTACCTGCAGAAGAACGGCTTTCCCGACCGGCGCGACTACAACCAGGTGGCCAACCTGGCCTTGACCGAGACGTCCATCAACATCAGCATCTCCAACTCGCCGCCCGCGCAATACATGGCCCGGGTACGGCAGCAGATCGAAGAGTCCCGCTTGGTGCTCGGGGAGATTGTCGATGGCGGCGACTTGATGGCAAACCTCCGGGAAAATGCGGTCCCAGACGACATCGAGGCTGTCACCGCGGCTTCGTACCCAGGGTTCCTCGAGCGGCGACGACGCCTGATGGCTGCTGCGATCCGGCGTCACTTCGAGTCGCTGTGA